A section of the Arcobacter roscoffensis genome encodes:
- the mraY gene encoding phospho-N-acetylmuramoyl-pentapeptide-transferase, translating to MFYWFYRHLDINIFQYISVRAGISFFIAFLLTMYLMPKFIAWAKSKKASQPIYDLAPDSHKVKVGTPTMGGIVFIIATIVATILTAKLNNFYIVGGLLTIALFSLIGIQDDYSKISNDKNDAGLSAKGKLLLQILSAMIVILVLYFYEHTTTLYTPFYKLPLFDMGIFSLGFWVLVLVATSNAVNLTDGLDGLATVPSIMAFFTLSALVYVTGHAIIAGYLLLPNIQIAGELAVMGAAISGALIAFLWFNSHPAQVFMGDSGSLPIGAFMGYMAIVAKSEILLLLIGFIFVLETVSVILQVGSYKLRQKRVFLMAPIHHHFEEKGWKENKIIVRFWIISFMTNLFALMSLKIR from the coding sequence TTGTTTTATTGGTTTTACAGACACCTAGATATTAATATCTTTCAATATATATCAGTAAGAGCTGGTATTAGTTTTTTTATTGCTTTTTTGCTTACAATGTATTTAATGCCTAAATTTATCGCTTGGGCTAAATCAAAAAAAGCATCTCAACCTATTTATGATTTAGCACCTGATTCACATAAAGTGAAAGTAGGAACACCTACTATGGGTGGCATTGTATTTATTATTGCTACTATTGTTGCAACTATATTAACAGCTAAATTAAATAACTTTTATATTGTTGGTGGACTTTTAACAATTGCTTTATTTTCACTTATTGGTATTCAAGATGATTATTCAAAAATATCAAATGACAAAAATGATGCAGGATTAAGTGCTAAAGGTAAGTTACTGCTTCAAATATTAAGTGCAATGATAGTAATTCTTGTTCTATATTTTTATGAACATACTACAACTTTATATACACCATTTTATAAACTTCCTTTATTTGATATGGGGATATTCTCTTTAGGCTTTTGGGTATTGGTATTAGTTGCTACTTCTAATGCTGTTAATTTAACGGACGGATTAGATGGTTTGGCTACAGTTCCTTCTATTATGGCATTTTTTACACTATCTGCTTTGGTATATGTTACAGGTCATGCAATAATTGCAGGCTATTTACTTCTTCCAAATATTCAAATTGCAGGAGAACTAGCTGTAATGGGTGCAGCAATTTCAGGAGCTCTAATAGCATTCTTATGGTTTAACTCTCATCCTGCACAAGTATTCATGGGTGATAGCGGTTCTCTTCCTATTGGAGCATTTATGGGATATATGGCAATAGTTGCTAAATCAGAAATACTATTATTACTAATAGGGTTTATTTTTGTACTAGAAACAGTATCTGTAATTTTACAAGTTGGGTCATATAAATTAAGACAAAAAAGAGTTTTTTTAATGGCACCTATTCATCATCATTTTGAGGAAAAGGGCTGGAAAGAAAATAAAATCATTGTTAGATTTTGGATTATATCTTTTATGACAAATCTTTTTGCATTAATGAGTTTAAAAATTAGGTAG
- the murD gene encoding UDP-N-acetylmuramoyl-L-alanine--D-glutamate ligase: MDYQKEIRVLGKGLTAQAIKEKFPNALLYDESDFHHYDKQSSELTVVSPGIPPHNEMIKNSKNIISDYDLFSESMPFSIWISGTNGKTTTTQMCQHILKEKNSVCGGNIGTPTSKLPLDSAIWILETSSFTFHYTNKAKPNLYLLLPISEDHISWHGSFEEYKNAKLKPISMMGEGEIAIIPEEYSYIKTDAKLITYKNSDDLCDKFNIDKSKIKFKEPFLLDALLALCSKKILFDVIDYENINTYIVDKHKVEEFKDNHNRLWIDDSKATNVDATINALRPYKEEKIHLILGGDDKGADLKPLFEHIKEYNITIYAIGSNTNKLVSLSNEYNLTAYECKILENAVKLIDKSHNQKSLAMLSPSAASLDQFNSYKQRGEEFKRLVFTLREN; the protein is encoded by the coding sequence ATGGATTATCAAAAAGAAATAAGAGTATTAGGCAAGGGCTTAACAGCCCAAGCAATTAAAGAAAAGTTCCCAAATGCTTTATTATATGATGAAAGTGATTTTCATCATTATGATAAACAAAGTAGTGAATTAACAGTTGTAAGTCCAGGTATTCCACCTCATAATGAGATGATTAAAAACTCTAAAAATATTATAAGTGATTATGATTTATTTAGTGAGAGTATGCCCTTTTCGATTTGGATAAGTGGAACAAATGGAAAAACAACTACAACACAAATGTGTCAACATATACTTAAAGAAAAAAATAGTGTATGTGGGGGTAACATAGGTACTCCAACATCAAAACTTCCACTTGATAGTGCCATATGGATTCTAGAGACATCTTCTTTTACTTTTCATTATACAAATAAAGCAAAACCAAATCTATATTTACTTCTTCCAATATCAGAGGATCATATTTCATGGCATGGTTCATTTGAAGAGTACAAAAATGCAAAATTAAAACCAATATCAATGATGGGTGAGGGTGAAATAGCGATAATTCCAGAAGAATACTCATATATAAAAACTGATGCTAAGTTAATTACATATAAGAACAGTGATGATTTATGTGATAAATTCAATATTGACAAATCAAAGATAAAATTTAAAGAACCTTTTTTATTAGATGCTTTATTGGCATTATGTTCTAAAAAGATTCTTTTTGATGTAATTGATTATGAAAATATAAATACATATATTGTAGACAAGCATAAAGTAGAAGAGTTTAAAGATAATCATAATAGATTATGGATAGATGATAGTAAAGCTACAAATGTTGATGCAACTATAAATGCTCTTAGACCTTATAAAGAAGAAAAAATCCATTTAATTTTGGGTGGAGACGATAAAGGAGCTGATTTAAAACCACTTTTTGAGCATATTAAAGAGTATAATATTACAATTTATGCAATAGGAAGCAATACAAATAAACTAGTTTCTTTATCAAATGAATACAACTTAACTGCATATGAATGTAAAATTTTAGAAAACGCAGTAAAATTAATAGATAAATCACATAATCAAAAAAGCCTTGCAATGCTGTCTCCATCGGCTGCCTCTTTGGATCAATTTAACTCATACAAGCAAAGAGGAGAAGAATTTAAAAGATTGGTTTTTACTTTAAGGGAAAATTAA